The uncultured Roseibium sp. genome contains a region encoding:
- a CDS encoding HPF/RaiA family ribosome-associated protein: protein MDSPANITFRHMEPTQAVRDDIESRIADLEKFHHHVISCDVVVSGPSQKHETGQEFHVQLTVQVPGQNLTVSDKLGRSEAAPDLSLLIHKVFETADRQLRERTRLMGGRDVKHHAEILHGTIDRLFEGEGYGFITAENGDEVYFEMDNLTNGDWDKIRVDMKVKFREGLGDKGPYAMNVSVSS from the coding sequence ATGGATTCACCGGCAAACATCACTTTCCGCCACATGGAACCGACACAGGCTGTGCGCGATGACATTGAAAGCCGGATCGCTGACCTTGAGAAATTCCACCATCACGTCATCAGCTGTGATGTCGTCGTGAGTGGACCCTCGCAGAAACACGAGACCGGACAGGAGTTCCATGTCCAGTTGACGGTGCAGGTTCCGGGTCAAAACCTTACTGTTTCCGACAAGCTGGGGCGCAGCGAAGCCGCGCCGGACCTCAGCCTGCTCATTCACAAGGTATTCGAGACAGCCGACCGTCAGTTGCGCGAACGCACCCGGTTGATGGGAGGACGTGACGTCAAACATCACGCGGAGATCCTGCACGGAACCATCGATCGCCTGTTCGAAGGGGAGGGCTACGGCTTTATCACTGCGGAAAACGGCGACGAGGTTTACTTCGAGATGGACAATCTCACCAACGGCGACTGGGACAAGATTCGCGTCGATATGAAGGTGAAATTCCGCGAAGGCCTGGGCGACAAGGGGCCATATGCGATGAATGTGTCCGTGTCGTCCTGA
- a CDS encoding dihydrolipoamide acetyltransferase family protein, translated as MAAFVMPSLGSDMDAGTLVEWLKKPGDEVHRGDIVAVVEPQKGAIEIESFQEGILTGYLTDLGRKVPVGTPLAVIKEEGKDDPEDEALMAGLAPSAETPPVQNQTPVAVAKTQVGKAPPSAGARLKISPAAGRLAQAPGIDRSALTGTGPQGSIVLADVMARLEQKRGPGLPGTKVVCEGGEQLTGMRAAIAAAMAHSKREIPHYYLSQTINLTSAEQFIASANADRVPENRLLLGAVYAKAVALACRKFPEFNGHFEEVAFHASDTVHAGMAINIRGGGLVAPAIHNAETLDLDTLMDKMRDLVVRVRAGRFRAAELSDPTITVSSLGDRGVDSLYGVIYPPQVAIVGFGTPVIRPWEQDGEVALKRVVTLTLAADHRVSDGHSGARFLNAIEKYLIKPEEL; from the coding sequence ATGGCCGCCTTCGTCATGCCCTCCCTGGGCTCCGACATGGATGCCGGCACACTGGTCGAATGGCTCAAGAAGCCGGGTGACGAAGTGCATCGCGGCGACATCGTTGCCGTCGTGGAGCCCCAGAAAGGCGCGATCGAGATCGAATCCTTCCAGGAAGGCATCCTCACCGGCTATCTGACCGACCTCGGCAGGAAGGTTCCGGTCGGAACACCACTTGCCGTTATCAAGGAGGAAGGCAAGGACGATCCGGAGGATGAGGCGCTGATGGCCGGTCTGGCGCCCAGCGCCGAAACGCCTCCTGTTCAAAACCAAACGCCGGTCGCCGTGGCCAAAACGCAAGTCGGGAAAGCGCCTCCGTCGGCCGGAGCACGATTGAAGATCTCGCCGGCAGCCGGACGCCTCGCACAGGCCCCGGGCATTGATCGCTCCGCTCTGACCGGAACGGGACCGCAAGGCTCCATTGTTCTTGCCGATGTCATGGCCCGGCTGGAACAGAAGCGCGGCCCGGGGCTTCCGGGAACAAAGGTGGTCTGCGAAGGCGGTGAGCAACTGACTGGGATGCGTGCGGCCATCGCCGCCGCCATGGCGCATTCCAAGCGTGAAATTCCCCATTACTACCTCAGTCAGACAATCAATCTGACAAGCGCGGAACAGTTCATTGCCTCTGCGAATGCCGACCGGGTGCCCGAGAATCGGCTGTTGTTGGGGGCCGTGTACGCCAAGGCCGTCGCATTGGCCTGTCGGAAGTTTCCGGAATTCAACGGCCACTTCGAGGAAGTGGCGTTTCACGCCTCCGACACCGTTCATGCCGGCATGGCGATCAATATTCGAGGCGGCGGGCTTGTCGCCCCGGCAATCCACAACGCCGAAACGCTCGATCTCGATACCTTGATGGACAAGATGCGCGATCTTGTGGTTCGCGTGCGGGCAGGGCGGTTTCGCGCCGCCGAACTCTCCGATCCGACGATCACGGTTTCTAGCCTGGGCGATCGCGGCGTGGACTCCCTCTACGGGGTCATCTATCCGCCCCAGGTCGCGATTGTCGGTTTTGGAACGCCGGTGATACGGCCATGGGAACAGGATGGCGAGGTGGCACTCAAGCGTGTCGTCACCCTGACTCTTGCCGCCGACCACCGGGTTAGCGACGGCCACAGCGGCGCCCGGTTCCTGAATGCCATCGAAAAGTATCTGATCAAACCGGAGGAGCTATGA
- a CDS encoding AAA family ATPase gives MASNSEKSDSKTNSDIGSVKPLSSEQLRRRADLSTLDFKTTRDLTPLKGLMGQRRAIDAIDVATGIENVGFNLFVLGASERLAREAVTVTLKGSAQNRPTPPDWIYVNNFKEQHKPTAIAFPAGRGASFAEAMEGLVDDLMAALPAVFQSDEYQAQRSAVDEKYQNLQGEAFAELQKKASEKQIALLRTPMGFALVPSRDGKVVPPEEFNNLDEEERNKIQAVIKELETELEHIIRQIPRWEKQRREETKHLNSETTQAAVDPEIDEILADYSDLPRVVEYLEAVREDLVKNVAIFILRDEEAAQGGEQSYPTGNAFDLYKVNLLVSRADHYKGAPVVEELHPTLSNLTGRIEHIAAQGVLATNFRLIKAGALHRANGGYLLLDARGLLTEAFSWTALKRALRSRTIKIEDINQLIGLTSTISLEPEPIPLDLKVVLFGDRYTYYLLSLLDPELQEHFKLLADFEDSMERTPESEALMARAVASIIEREQLKSMDRAGVELVVENSARLVEHSGKLGLSPDQVRDLLVEANHYANKTEREVISRNDVQKALDQRIDRASRVRELLQEQVLKKVALIDTEGSRVGQINGLSVMKIAGESFGHPTRITCRVRPGAGKVVDIEREVEMGGPIHSKGVLILSGFLAGHFALNTPMSVQASLVFEQSYGGVDGDSASSAELYALLSALADVPIRQDLAVTGSVNQHGDVQAIAGANEKIEGFFDICKARGLTGTQAVLIPASNVQHLMLRADVIAACEEGSFAIYPVSTIDEGLELVTGKPVGKREDDGQFTEGSVYRMIEDRLKAFTQVRKSLAEDGKGEKPGS, from the coding sequence TTGGCTTCGAATTCCGAGAAATCCGACTCAAAGACCAATTCGGACATCGGGTCGGTAAAACCGTTATCTTCCGAACAGCTTCGGCGACGAGCGGATCTGTCGACACTGGATTTCAAGACCACGCGGGACCTGACACCGCTCAAGGGCCTAATGGGGCAACGCCGGGCCATCGATGCAATTGACGTGGCGACCGGCATTGAAAATGTTGGTTTCAATCTGTTCGTCCTCGGGGCTTCGGAACGCCTTGCCAGGGAAGCGGTTACCGTCACGTTGAAAGGGTCCGCGCAGAACCGGCCGACGCCGCCGGACTGGATTTATGTCAATAATTTCAAGGAACAGCACAAGCCGACGGCCATCGCGTTTCCTGCCGGTCGCGGAGCCAGCTTCGCGGAGGCCATGGAAGGCCTGGTTGATGATCTGATGGCAGCGCTGCCGGCCGTCTTCCAGAGCGACGAGTACCAGGCGCAAAGAAGCGCGGTCGACGAAAAGTACCAGAATCTTCAGGGGGAAGCCTTCGCGGAGCTTCAGAAAAAAGCCAGCGAAAAACAGATCGCACTCCTGCGCACTCCGATGGGGTTCGCACTGGTCCCCTCCAGGGACGGCAAGGTCGTCCCGCCTGAAGAGTTCAACAATCTGGACGAGGAAGAGCGCAACAAGATCCAGGCCGTCATCAAGGAACTTGAAACGGAACTCGAACACATCATTCGCCAGATTCCGAGATGGGAAAAACAGCGCCGCGAAGAAACCAAGCACCTGAACAGCGAAACGACGCAAGCTGCGGTCGATCCGGAGATCGACGAAATCCTGGCGGACTATTCGGATCTGCCTCGGGTCGTGGAATATCTGGAGGCGGTGCGGGAAGATCTCGTCAAGAACGTCGCGATCTTCATTCTGAGAGATGAGGAAGCAGCGCAAGGTGGCGAGCAATCCTACCCGACCGGCAATGCCTTTGACCTTTACAAGGTCAACCTGCTGGTGAGCCGGGCAGACCACTATAAGGGGGCTCCTGTCGTCGAGGAACTGCACCCGACCTTGAGCAATCTGACCGGGCGGATCGAACACATCGCAGCTCAAGGGGTGCTGGCGACCAACTTCAGGCTCATCAAGGCAGGCGCGCTTCATCGTGCCAACGGCGGCTATCTGCTTCTGGACGCGCGCGGGCTTTTGACCGAGGCCTTCAGCTGGACGGCCCTCAAACGGGCACTTCGAAGCCGCACGATCAAGATCGAGGACATCAATCAGCTGATCGGTCTCACCAGCACCATATCGCTGGAGCCGGAACCGATCCCGCTCGATCTGAAGGTGGTGCTCTTCGGCGATCGCTACACCTACTATCTGCTGTCGCTTCTTGATCCGGAACTGCAGGAACATTTCAAGCTTCTGGCCGATTTTGAGGATAGCATGGAGCGCACGCCGGAGAGCGAAGCGCTGATGGCGCGGGCGGTTGCCTCCATCATTGAACGGGAACAGCTTAAGTCCATGGATCGCGCTGGGGTCGAGCTTGTCGTGGAAAACTCCGCCCGTCTCGTCGAACACTCCGGCAAACTGGGCTTGTCTCCGGACCAGGTTCGCGACCTGCTCGTAGAGGCCAATCACTACGCGAATAAGACCGAGCGGGAAGTCATCTCAAGGAATGACGTCCAAAAGGCACTCGATCAGCGGATCGACCGGGCATCGCGGGTGCGCGAACTGCTTCAGGAACAGGTCCTGAAAAAGGTCGCTCTGATCGATACCGAAGGCAGCCGGGTCGGCCAGATCAACGGCCTTAGTGTCATGAAGATCGCAGGGGAGTCCTTCGGGCATCCGACGCGGATCACCTGCCGGGTCCGGCCCGGCGCCGGCAAGGTGGTGGACATCGAGCGGGAAGTCGAGATGGGTGGTCCGATCCATTCCAAGGGCGTCCTGATCCTGTCCGGTTTTCTCGCCGGCCATTTCGCGCTCAATACGCCGATGTCGGTGCAGGCAAGCCTCGTCTTCGAGCAGTCCTATGGAGGTGTCGATGGCGACAGCGCCTCGTCCGCCGAACTTTATGCACTGCTGTCGGCGCTGGCCGATGTGCCGATCCGCCAGGATCTCGCGGTGACCGGCTCGGTCAACCAACATGGTGACGTTCAGGCGATCGCCGGGGCGAATGAAAAGATCGAGGGTTTCTTCGACATCTGCAAGGCTCGCGGGCTGACCGGAACGCAGGCCGTGCTGATCCCCGCCTCGAACGTCCAGCATCTGATGTTGCGTGCCGATGTGATTGCCGCCTGCGAGGAAGGCAGTTTTGCCATCTATCCCGTCTCGACCATCGATGAAGGGCTGGAACTGGTCACCGGAAAGCCGGTCGGCAAGCGCGAGGACGACGGGCAATTCACCGAAGGCTCCGTCTACAGGATGATCGAGGATCGTTTGAAGGCCTTTACCCAGGTCAGGAAAAGCCTCGCCGAAGACGGCAAGGGAGAAAAGCCGGGGAGCTGA
- a CDS encoding acyl carrier protein: MTREEMEAVLRDEMHKIAPDIEIDDIDRQEDIRDEFDFDSMDFQNLVGALSKRLGIRMPEADYGEMGSFDAMLDYLTEHAG; encoded by the coding sequence ATGACCCGCGAAGAGATGGAAGCCGTATTGCGCGACGAAATGCACAAGATCGCACCGGATATCGAGATCGACGACATCGATCGCCAGGAAGATATCAGGGACGAATTCGATTTCGATTCCATGGACTTCCAGAACCTGGTCGGCGCCCTGTCGAAACGGCTCGGCATCCGGATGCCGGAAGCCGACTACGGAGAAATGGGATCCTTTGACGCCATGTTGGACTATCTGACGGAGCATGCCGGCTGA